One Campylobacter concisus genomic window carries:
- a CDS encoding Rrf2 family transcriptional regulator: protein TLLQIFNAVNNKEKLFKIHSDSPKACPLGGKIEGLLTNHFLKAQEALEDSLRSITLQDLLDELINL from the coding sequence AACCCTCCTTCAAATTTTTAACGCAGTAAATAATAAAGAAAAACTTTTTAAGATCCACTCTGACTCACCTAAAGCTTGCCCACTTGGTGGCAAGATCGAGGGACTTTTAACCAACCACTTCCTAAAAGCACAAGAAGCTTTAGAGGATAGTTTAAGAAGCATTACTTTACAAGATCTATTAGATGAGCTTATTAATTTATAA
- a CDS encoding helix-hairpin-helix domain-containing protein: MKKIIFSLLAAASTLLAAINLNTATKEELMSLDGIGSSKADAIIEYRKANKFNSIEDIKNVNGIGDKTFENLKSDISVSGTTKIDDTKSKIKSKKDEIKEKASKKSDEVKEKKDSAKDDSIKEIKDKKEKLKDKTEKKSKAKKEKSKE, translated from the coding sequence ATGAAAAAGATTATATTCTCACTATTAGCAGCAGCTTCTACATTACTAGCAGCCATAAATTTAAACACCGCCACAAAAGAAGAGTTAATGAGTTTAGATGGTATAGGTTCTTCAAAGGCAGATGCAATAATAGAGTATAGAAAAGCGAATAAATTTAACTCAATAGAAGATATAAAAAATGTAAATGGTATAGGCGATAAGACATTTGAAAATTTAAAATCAGATATATCAGTATCAGGCACTACAAAGATAGATGACACAAAATCAAAAATAAAATCTAAAAAAGATGAGATAAAAGAAAAAGCAAGTAAAAAGAGTGATGAAGTAAAAGAGAAAAAAGATAGTGCTAAAGATGATAGTATAAAAGAGATAAAAGATAAGAAAGAAAAGCTAAAAGATAAAACAGAGAAAAAGAGTAAAGCTAAAAAAGAGAAAAGCAAAGAGTAA